The window tgatttctcacTTCTAAATCATACCTATGTTCTTCCTAATTGTTTTTCAACCATTTTTACAAcaagtatttttattaaaaattataaaaccctaaaagattTTCATGTTCTATGTTGtatggattcaaacaaaatacaaaaaagaaaaaaaaatgaaattagctATGAACATAGTTATAATAGTCTTTTTATactaaataaactttaaataagATGATTTGTAACTAAAGTTTGTGGTTGAGAAGACATGGATTGAGAGATAAAGGAATAAGAAGATGAGTATAGGGAGATAATAATAGGAAGGGTgtcttgaattttttaaaattgtaggatgaacatatttaaaagttttaaagttTTTAGGACGTcatgtaaaatatatatcaaagttATATTAACAAATGATTAGGCCTCTGTCCAAAAATAATGACCTTATAAagagttttgttttattttatttatttattttatttttcattttcacaatCATCACCTGAATTGCTAGGAATTGGCTAGTACCGCTGTTTCTAATTATGGACTAGTGGCATAAGTAGCTAAATCAAGTTCACAAAATTGAAGGGGCAATGTCCCGAAACGAATACCTTGCAACATGTTTATAAGTAAAAAGAGCCAAATGTTATTAAATTGTCAGGGTTAGGATTAGTGCCCTCCTAAGCCAAGCAAACCCAAACCCAAAGCTATAAAGCCTATAATGGTCTGAGCCCATCCCAGCCAAGCCCTTGCAAATTCCTTATTATATCGTATCTTGTGAGCACAATTTGATTAAAACCTCTTGTATTTTGGTCAAATGTCTAAAAGGTTAACATCTCATCTTGCAAGGGGCGTTGGATACCACTACATGTAGAAGGGGAGGTATGTTTGTTGAGTAGAATTTGGTGAGTGTATATATAAGTCAAGAATGCCAGTTTTACACGGACATTGTATTTTTGTGGCATCAAATGCAAGATAATTAAATCGATGTGAATCCGCGCTGGTCAGAGAACTAATTAATGTCGAACATTTAGTGCATGAAATGCCTTTCCCCAACAGACAGGCATGCAGAAGATGCCATGCCCACAAGTTAAGATTTGTCTAAAGCACTAAAAAACAATACCTTACTTCCCTTGAAAGACAAGCTTTATTCTCATACCGTGTAGGACCATTTATGATTTAGCTTTATTCTCTCTATGCATGTAGGGccatttcttatttcttttttctgttgTATATAAGCCATGTATGAATCCGAGTGCACTTAATAATTATTAACAGTATGCTGTAGCTTCCTAAAGCACAAACACTTCCATGGACTCCTCATTTTGTCTTCGGTATTGCAGCCTGTCCAGTCTGCCCCTTCGTGTGCCTTCGACTGTGAATTTTTCAAGGGCTAACAAACCCCATTTCAGTTTTCGCCCTTCTTCCCTTTCTGTTTCTAAGAGTTCCAGGAGCGGCCCCATTAGACACATCCCTAGTCCCATAACTTGCGCCACCAATGGGAGCAATGGATTTTCGAGGCCTGCAACAAACGATAAAGGTGATAACAATATTGCAAGAGGTACAGTACGGGTCTCTTTGGCTATGGCTTGTGTACTTGGGATCATTGGCTGCAGTTACACAATGAAGCATAAAGCCCATGCATTTCCGCCGATTGGTTCTCCATGGGGTGCAGAGACTGCTACCAATAAGGTTCTCTTCTCTACCCAATATTGTAACTTTTGTCATGCACATCTATAGTAATTTGTATTGAATATGGAAGAGGCTAGGCTTGGGATCAAGCTTAGGCCATCAAATTTATTGGAATGAACCTTAATCCGTATTGTTTATGGATGGTTTAACATAGTCATAATTTTTGGTCctgaaaaatttgagagagagTGCAAggggaagaaaataaagagaaaaagtacataaaaaaagagtgaaaaaatatcaaattaataaattatttttatatgttattccaaatttatttaatttattttaactcttataaataaagataaataattttaaaatatataagttgattttttttttttggtattttcagaataaaatcaaatataagaaaataattttctttaatattttttttatagtatttttcaagaaccaaatgTAACCTAAGAGTCAATTCCATGTTTGCTAGCTTGAGGTTAATTGTGGTAGAGCAAAACCAATCATGATAGCATGTTtttcccaaaaaagaaaaaaaaggtttcatGCATAAACTAAATTGGTGTACGGAACTGAACAGTTTCACACTCAATGGCATAGAACATAgatatatatttacaaaatgatGACTGTTTGTTATGTGAATTTGCTCAGTAAAACAATATCACGCACTCATTTGACCTGAATAGCATTCTTCTAATTCACATTTACACTTACAGGCCAATAGGTTTATAGATCAAATGGATCGTGGAGTGGCACCCTCCAAAATTGATGAACAATTGAAGAACACATTCATGGAAAACCCAGAAGAAGCTTACAATGTACAAATGGAACTAATAAGGATTCATATCAATCGGGTACGTAACAGAATTTTTCCAACTCTTATACgaataaaattaataacattTTATCAGCCTTGCAACTAATGATCCCAAATACACCGGCAGCCTGCCCCGTGGGCTTTATATTTGGGTCTGAACAATAGAGGTTGGTCCAAAAAaagaccaagaaaaaaaaagggatattttttacatttttttttaatttgaagaaaaaggtaaaaattaaGTAGGCGTAAAATGAAAAAGACACCCTCCCTGTAAAACAAAATCAGACTTGTAAAATTATGCAAGTATTCTAGTTTTCTTCATTTCATCAAATCCAAAccatagtttttattttctttcccttctttcttGCTCGtctttttcatcaaattcttctTCCCGAAGGACAGAGCATGCATCCATAGTTGGCCATAATGGTGCAACTTGGGCAGGTTGGCTTGATCCAATTTGAACTCGATTTGAAGTTTAAGTGAGCTTAGATAATCATTTCCAATACTAGGGTTGAACTTGAATTAAGTTTTTCTCAACCTAAACTCAATTTAGCTTGGGGTCGAAACAAAGTTCAAACAACTTGAGCATAACTTGAATctgatttaatgtttttaccatatttataatgtatattatcgtatataataatattcattttctttttagatgttttttaaaatatcaaattatattataatatatgttatttccatttttaggttattttgaaattttatcatatttactatttaaatt of the Vitis vinifera cultivar Pinot Noir 40024 chromosome 10, ASM3070453v1 genome contains:
- the LOC104880505 gene encoding uncharacterized protein LOC104880505 isoform X2, with product MDSSFCLRYCSLSSLPLRVPSTVNFSRANKPHFSFRPSSLSVSKSSRSGPIRHIPSPITCATNGSNGFSRPATNDKGDNNIARGTVRVSLAMACVLGIIGCSYTMKHKAHAFPPIGSPWGAETATNKGKYDEASRHCEDLSKKEIYYSRYFRTDQRYHLYKGIVYAMWYKNDVKAKECFQKYIDILDASPKLG
- the LOC104880505 gene encoding uncharacterized protein LOC104880505 isoform X1, whose translation is MDSSFCLRYCSLSSLPLRVPSTVNFSRANKPHFSFRPSSLSVSKSSRSGPIRHIPSPITCATNGSNGFSRPATNDKGDNNIARGTVRVSLAMACVLGIIGCSYTMKHKAHAFPPIGSPWGAETATNKANRFIDQMDRGVAPSKIDEQLKNTFMENPEEAYNVQMELIRIHINRGKYDEASRHCEDLSKKEIYYSRYFRTDQRYHLYKGIVYAMWYKNDVKAKECFQKYIDILDASPKLG